The region ggatacataccctgcaagcaggaaGTGGTACAGTGTCAATTGCacaaaaacatgcatcagtgATACgtaccctgcaagcagggaatggtacactgCGAATTCCACTATGCGGTAAACTTAACTCATGGGggaaacatgcatcagggatacacgTATTGCAAGGGCAGGGCACTCTACCAGGAGTCGCTGGAACCTCGCAGCGAGGTCGCTTTCGCGCCGAAGAAGCCATGGAAaaacggaaagacaaaggaagatggcggcggagaaaataTGCATAGCGCACTCTAAGGCGATTCGAATTGGGGCGAAACGCGACTTCACGGCGGCGATTGCTCGATTCGGACCGGTAGAGAACCCGcgcgagacgtcgcgttcggAATTCGGGCGCGATCGGCGGCTCggaaaagcggcggcggaggaggatccgCGGCGGGGGtcccgacgatcgcgcgttcaatcgatcgcgcgGAAGGGCGTTCGCATCGTAgcggcgcgatcgaagcgcggtcacggcggcgtcgggcggcgaaatttgaaggcgaaaacgcgaggtcCCGCATTGGAAACGCAGGCCCCGTACGAAGCTCCGTAAATTATGGGAAGACTAGCTGATTTACCCGTTCATCGAACGGGTTGTTTAGGCGTTTGTATTCAGACATGAGCGCATATGAAATTATGCTTATTCGGCCGTTTCTTGCAATATTCTAACGGCATTTTAAAGCGTGTTGTCAACCCGCAGTGCCGCTCGCTGATAGGCCGGTTTTTCTGCGACCGTTACCACTCTATTCTGCTATATATCTCTAACGCTATATCTCTAATGCACGAATCGGGTCTCTTAAGCGCCGCTGCAATTCGACCTACGTGGGCTAGCTACGGCTTTTTTACCCGCGTTAGCTTATTGGAATACAGCCGCAGTTTCTTGTCGAAGCTCATTTACAGCCGCAAAAGCTATTCAAGGAGAAATCTCAGGCTGTATACTCTGGTCATTTCCTACGCTGTAAACCAACTTGGTTTGTTTGGAGGCGCCCGATTAACATATCGTAACTATTTTGTCATCTATTTGGACATTCGGTAATCGGTCGGGTCCATGTACAGCAGCCGATCCTTGGTAATTTGCAGCTGCGCTGAATCCGGTCGTAAGTCATTCGTAACTGCTGTACATGATAGTCCTTGCCCACTAAAAAAGCTTCAGTAGCGGGCCTCGGCATATAAGTAAACCGCTCCTCTACCCAATCGCGCGGTCCCAtcgcagcagaagcagacgGTCACGATCTATTCACAGCTGCTCCAACCGGGCTAATCGCTgcatgcagcagcagaagaaacagcagcagcagtagtcGCGTCGGTCAATTCACTGCTCAGATCAATCTGCGCAGTAGTCGCGCGTTTAGCTGTTGCATATGGTCCAGCCTACTGAAGATGCGAAATAACCTCTCTCGTTTCCAGCGCTACTAATAGACCGGAGCCGCTTTGCAGCTGTGAATAGACCGGTCCTTGTCCAAGAGCCGCAACCGGGCAAATTAACCTAATTCTATTTCGCAGCAAAGATGAGTTTAacgattttgtcttttcaaAATCGGCACATCGTTTATCTTCCCATCATTTAAAGCTGCCACGCAAGTGAACTGCAatatgtgttttctgttgaaagtactcaatgtgttttctgttgtaggtactcaatatgttttctgttgtaggtactcaatgtgttttctgttgaaggtactcaatatttttctgttgaaggtactcaatatgttttctgttgaacgtactgaatgtgttttctgttgaacgtactcaatatgttttctgttgaaggtactaaatatttttctgttgaaggtactcactatgttttctgttgtaggtactcaatacgttttctgttgaaggtactcattacgttttctgttgaaggtactcaatatgttttctgttgaaggtactcattatgttttctgttgaaggtactctttatgttttctgttaaacgtattcaatatgttttctgttaaacgtattcaatatgttttcttttgaacgtattcaatatgttttctgttttctgctgaacgtactcaatatgttttctgttgaaggtactcaatatgttttctgttgaaggtactcattacgttttctgttgaaggtactcaatatgttttctgttgaaggtactcattatgttttctgttaaacgtattcaatacgttttctgttgaacgtactcaatatgttttctgttttctgttgtaggtactcaatatgttttctgttgaaggtactaattatgttttctgttgaaggtactcattatgttttctgttgaacgtactcaatatgttttctgttgaacgtactaatatgttttctgttgaaggtactcaatatttttctgttgaaggtactgtactcaatatgttttctgttttctgttgaaggtactcaatatgttttctgttgaaggtactcattacgttttctgttgaaggtactcaatctgttttctgttgtaggtacagtgtactcaatctgttttctttttctgttgtaggtactcaatgttttctgttttctgttgtaggtctcaatctgttttctgttttctgttgaacgtactcaatatgttttctgttgaaggtactcattatgttttctgttaaacgtactcaatatgttttctgttttctgttgaaggtactcaatatgttttctgttgaaggtactcattatgttttctgttgaaggtactcattatgttttctgttgaacgtattcaatatgttttctgttgaacgtactcaatatgttttctgttttctgttgtaggtactcaatacgttttctgttgaaggtactcattacgttttctgttgaaggtactcaatatgttttctgttgaacgtattcaatatgttttctgttgaacgtactcaatatgttttctgttttctgttgtaggtactcaatacgttttctgttgaaggtactcattacgttttctgttgtaggtactcaatatgttttctgttttaggtactcaatgtgttttctgttgaaggtactgaatgtgttttctgttgaaggtactcaatgtgttttctgttgtaggtactcaatgtgttttctgttgaaggtactcaatatgttttctgttgtaggtactgaatgtgttttctgttgaagttactcaatatgttttctgttgtaggtactcaatgtgttttctgttgtaggtactcaatgtgttttctgttgaagttactcaatatgttttctgttgaaggtactgaatgtgttttctgttgtaggtactcaatgtgttttctgttgaaggtactcaatgtgttttctgttgtaggtactgaatgtgttttctgttgaagttactcaatatgttttctgttgtaggtactcaatgtgttttctgttgtaggtactcaatgtgttttctgttgtaggtactcaatgtgttttgtgttgaaggtactgaatgcgttttctgttgtaggtactcaatgtgttttctgttgaaggatacataccctgGAAGCAGGAAGTGGTAGTGTCAATTGCacaaaaacatgcatcagtgatacgtactctgcaagcagggaatggtacactgCGAATTCCACTATGCGGTAAACTTAACTCAGGGGggaaacatgcatcagggatacacgTATTGCAAGGGCAGGGCACTCTACCAGGAGTCGCTGGAAGCTCGCTGCGAGGCCGCTTTCGCGCGGAAGAAGCCATGGAAGaacggaaagacaaaggaagatggcggcggagaaaataTGCATAGCGCACTCTAAGGCGATTCGAATTGGGGCGAAACGCGActtcgcggcggcgattgctCGATTCGGACCGGTAGAGAACCCGcgcgagacgtcgcgtttGGAATTCCGGCGCGATCGGCGGCTcgggaaagcggcggcggaggaggatccgCGGCGGGGGtcccgacgatcgcgcgttcaatcgatcgcgcggaagggcgttcgaagcgcagcggcgcgatcgaagcgcggtcacggcggcgtcgggcggcgaaatttgaaggcgaaaacgcgaggtcCCGCATTGGAAACGCAGGCCCCGTACGAAGCTCCGTAAATTATGGGAAGAAGATAGAGCGGAACGGCAGACTGTAGTTCCTCggatcgtcgttcgtcgttaTGATACGTCGGTTGAAAAGACGTCTGAGCCGTTCGACAAGCAGCCCGGACCGATCGGGTCCTCACAACTGGGACAGTGACGCGTCGAGCGTCTTGTCGACCGCGGGAATGAACTTCGCTGTAAAGGTAAATCGACGCATTCGATGCAACTTCGACGCAGTCACGCAGTACAGCACACTTTTACAATAGTACAACTGCGCCACAGGAGTCTTACAGCTCGTTGTAAACGCCCCCCATTAGCAGCCTAACGACCCTGCTAACGACCCATAGCGAATAGCGTTTTTTCCCCTTAGTATTTGGGTTCTTCCGAAGTGGAGCGGGCACGCGGTATCGAAGTGTGCGAATCCGTCGTGGCATCTTTCCACCCGCCCGTACGTAAACGCGCCGGCATTTGCCGTAACGCAACAGCatatgtttttcttttgctagACGTCgaagggaaagaagaaaatgattttaAATGTCTCTTTAGATGGCATACGCGTTCTCGAAAGCCCATCTAGGGTAGGCTTTAGTTTACATGTACATGAGTAGGACGCTAAGCCTATTTTTATTGCAGGCTATGGTTTTCGATCAgccaatagaaaaaatcgccTTCTGTGCCCCGGATCGTTTCTACGATCGCTGCTTTTCGTACATTGCGCGCGATGCGGCTGCGCAAAAATGGGTTTGCCACAGTTTTGTTACAATTCTTCCCGTAACGGTGCGTGGGTGggcacgcgcgcgctaaaatcagctgaattttttgaatttttaggGCGAACGAATAAGTCATGCTGTGGGCGCCGCTTTCACTCAATGTCTCCAACGGAAACAACGTCAAGATCGATTGCGTCAGCTTCAGAATCAAGTTGCAAGCACCTCTCGAGTAATTTTTGTTTAGCCAATCAGAGACATGGTCACGTGTTTGTTATTAGGAAAAGTCGGCAAGTCCTCCGGAACGATCTAGTGCAGCTCCCAGCTCAAAGTCGTCTCTTCAGGTgagtttcttcttttgaatttaattagattatGAATTCTATATCAAGGCTTCAATTCCCACTCAGCAGCTTCAGGATCTCTATGCTACAGTTCACAAGCCATCAAAAGTGCCTCCAATCAACGAACACAACCCAGATCAAGAGCCAAATCTCCTTCTAAATCCATCAGCGGCAATTCCTCCATCCCTATACGGGCCCCAACAACCCTCCATGAATGCCGCACGTGAAGAACCGCCACGTGACCCGTGGGAAGCGCTCCGGGATCCGTCCACCGCAAGCGCAACGACAGCGGCCGCGGCACCAGCTCCGGTTCTGGCCGATCCATGGTCAGTGCAGCCTCCCCCACAGCAAAAACGTCCTCAAAGACGTGATTCCGCCGCAGATCAGTGGCTCAATCGCGCCGTACGCCATGCAGCAAGCGTCTCCCCGGCCATGACTCCGACCGAAGCGCCTGGGGCCGGGGCGGCACGCGATCCCTTTATGCCTATTCCAGTCCAAAACGATTCATTCCAAACTCGCGATCCCTTTACTCCTATTTCTAGCGCGACAGTGGCGCCGGCTAGGTCGTATCCACCTCCGCCGTCTCCGCCAAATACGGGAGCCTCTCCATGGTTACCGCAAGGCGCAGGTCAACACGTGACCCATGATCACGACGAGTGGGCCAGCCTCGCCAATCGGCACGACGAGATGACTTTCATGTAgacttttttccttcttatGTGATTTGGACCGTATTTTTGCAATGCGCACCTAAACCTTTATATCTTGgttcgtcattttttctccATTTTTGCCACATTGACAACTGGTCACGTGCTGAACCATTGTAGTCTGGTCCAATATGGCGGCTTGCTACTTTCCTAAAGGCCGTGATTCAGGAAACCTCGTTGGCTCTTCGTTCAGGCTTTTCTCCTGGCCAGACCTAAATTTGATTATTCAACGCAATAACGCTGATATTCGTCTGGCGTCGAAGTGATTTAATAGTAGATAACCGCATTCCGCGTGGCAGCCACAACTCAGTCTGTCCGGCTTCTCTTACACGTGGCAAGTGAGGATCTTTTATTCATGCAACTACAGcggggggaaaaaaacggAGAAAAAAGCTAACAATGCAAGAGTCCGTGCCAAACTAAATTAATCTATCTTCCTGAAACGTAATCTAGAGCAAATATGACAGTATCGACATTCTAGACATATTTGAACAGTGGCAGAGGGGCAAGGGGTCTTCTAAAGCGGACATTTGTTATAGTCTTCTGTTACGATGCCGGAATCCCCGTTGGTGCTTTTCACTGTATTTCCATCCACTTTCGCTGACAAATCCGTCAGTTTCACGTGAGATTTTTCCATATCCGGGATGTCTTCTTCAATATTTTCTCTATCACGAAAACTTCATAAAAATGCCATAACTACGTTTCGCGATTATCGACGTCGTACTTTCCCGCTCTGAACGCCGGCCGAAGCACGAGGATGTAGAAGGCAATGAATATTCCAATCAGAACAACGGGAATAATAATAGCGCAGCACATAATAATAAcaagcgacgaatcgtcgcccGAAACATCTgtaatgaagaattaaaaTGCTTTTTATGGCGGCACAAGAAAATTTACCCTCCTGCACCACCGGAATTTCCTCGCTGTAAACGCCTTCCAGCCACGTAACGGCGGCAACTCTCACGAAAAACCTATCGTTCGTAACATTTGGCAGGTGGATAACAGCTgaaagttcgttttttctgGTCGAATGAGTGATATCGACTTTATTGATGCTGTCCCGTATTCGAATCTTGTAGCCGGTCAGAGTGCCCTGAAGAGaatccgacggcggcggcgaccaTGACACCTTCACTGAATCGCTGCCCGCTCTTTCCGCTTTGACGTTTCGAGGTGGTTCGAGTGGCGCTGCGCACCGGAGGGAAAACGCGaataagaaaacgaaacaatGCATGCCCTTCTTCGCCTTACTTCCTTCGCCCGTCGTTATGTTCGCTATTGCTGGCAATCCTTCATCGCCATTTTTGTCGACAGCGGAAAGTATGAAAAAGTAGCGAGTGTGGAATCCttcgggggggggggggggggggggggagaggAAAAAACTATAAGACCTCCTCGGATTAGCTACGCGTTGTGGACTTACTGAGACCCTCGACTTGGTATACGGTTTCGTTGCCATTCACTGTCGTTGTCTTCTCCGAGTCCAGCGAATCGGCGGGATAATAGCGAAGCCGATATTCCTTCACGAGAGCGATCTCCTCTTCCGATGCAATCCATCCGAGGTTGACCTGGTTCCCAATAAACGTACCCAACTTCGCTTCAAGAAGATGCGGTTTAGGTAGTGGAGCGCCTTGAACAAAGCACGCGTGAGACCCCTTCTTAGTTGTCCTGTTCAGTTCCGGGCTTACCTTCGCCGAAgcgaacgagaagaaggGAGACGATAACGACGAGCGTTTCGCGCATTTTGTGTACCGTAGTCGCGCCCGGGTGCTAAGGAAATAGACTGCGATCGAAGCCTGAACGAGTATTTTAATTCGGTCCTTTGCGTCACGCGGCGAAGCGATTCTAATCAAATCGATCACAAATCGTTTTAGAGTCGAAGAAGCGGACGAGAGGAAAGCGCATTCTACCACCAAAACCGGCATGTTCCAGTTCCTAGCGGCCGCTTTCTTTCATCGGGCGCGAATGTATGGGTGCGAAAATAGAACGACATTATCATGCGAAACCTCGCCGAATTGCGACTACACTCCGCTCGTTAGGGCCATTTCGCCTCTAGGCGTTCGCGGGCTCCTTGCATTTACCAGACGAAATCTGCAGCCCATTAGAACGGAGTCCGCTTTAGACGTTTCGCGTGCGTGCGGGGGAAgcgcgaagacgagaaaaaggcgtCTAGTTGCGTCTAGTCGCGCAAAGGGACGCGGTGTTCTTTTATATGCGCGTGGCCTTCAAATGTATGGATCGTTTTGGACGGAGGGGGGGGCGCGAACCAATTTGCCTGCGTAGGCAAACGAAACGCTTTAGGCCCGTTTCTCATCATAGTTAGGAGGCATTCTTCGACTCGATGATGCGTCTATTATCATGAGGAGAACGAGGGGCGCGGCGGGGCCGCCTACGCGCGCACCCCCAACGCGTGTTCGTCTCGATTTCTCTCGCGGATTTCTTCCGTTGGAAGTACGCGCGAAATTCGATTATGgtcctctctctccctcgaATAATGCGATTGACTTCACACTATCGCGGTGCGAGCGAGGGAATGCGCGACGACCGCCGCCTAGAAGCGGCGGGCCTTTACATGTGAAACCCCGAAGCGGAAACAGAAAGGCTCGCACGCGAAGCTTGCCGAAAGAGCAAAGCAAACTCGAACTCATATCCGAAGGAAACAAACGATGACAAAGGCGACAGTCGGATAAGCCTTCGTCGTGATCACGATTAGCCTTAGGGTGTACCGCGGTAGTGGAATGTGCCGGGAACGCGCCTCGAGACTGATGTGCCTTTCTCTTACCTTGATCGCGCTATTGGCGTAGATCGTACGTACTTCGCTGTCCTTCACCGCCGAtagacgcgacgacgatgtggC is a window of Oscarella lobularis chromosome 20, ooOscLobu1.1, whole genome shotgun sequence DNA encoding:
- the LOC136199074 gene encoding protein numb homolog encodes the protein MIRRLKRRLSRSTSSPDRSGPHNWDSDASSVLSTAGMNFAVKYLGSSEVERARGIEVCESVVASFHPPTSKGKKKMILNVSLDGIRVLESPSRAMVFDQPIEKIAFCAPDRFYDRCFSYIARDAAAQKWVCHSFVTILPVTGERISHAVGAAFTQCLQRKQRQDRLRQLQNQVASTSREKSASPPERSSAAPSSKSSLQASIPTQQLQDLYATVHKPSKVPPINEHNPDQEPNLLLNPSAAIPPSLYGPQQPSMNAAREEPPRDPWEALRDPSTASATTAAAAPAPVLADPWSVQPPPQQKRPQRRDSAADQWLNRAVRHAASVSPAMTPTEAPGAGAARDPFMPIPVQNDSFQTRDPFTPISSATVAPARSYPPPPSPPNTGASPWLPQGAGQHVTHDHDEWASLANRHDEMTFM
- the LOC136199077 gene encoding contactin-3-like isoform X1, translating into MGCRFRLHPGATTVHKMRETLVVIVSLLLVRFGEGAPLPKPHLLEAKLGTFIGNQVNLGWIASEEEIALVKEYRLRYYPADSLDSEKTTTVNGNETVYQVEGLRFHTRYFFILSAVDKNGDEGLPAIANITTGEGTPLEPPRNVKAERAGSDSVKVSWSPPPSDSLQGTLTGYKIRIRDSINKVDITHSTRKNELSAVIHLPNVTNDRFFVRVAAVTWLEGVYSEEIPVVQEDVSGDDSSLVIIMCCAIIIPVVLIGIFIAFYILVLRPAFRAGNFRDRENIEEDIPDMEKSHVKLTDLSAKVDGNTVKSTNGDSGIVTEDYNKCPL
- the LOC136199077 gene encoding contactin-3-like isoform X2, which translates into the protein MGCRFRLHPGATTVHKMRETLVVIVSLLLVRFGEGAPLPKPHLLEAKLGTFIGNQVNLGWIASEEEIALVKEYRLRYYPADSLDSEKTTTVNGNETVYQVEGLRFHTRYFFILSAVDKNGDEGLPAIANITTGEGTPLEPPRNVKAERAGSDSVKVSWSPPPSDSLQGTLTGYKIRIRDSINKVDITHSTRKNELSAVIHLPNVTNDRFFVRVAAVTWLEGVYSEEIPVVQEDVSGDDSSLVIIMCCAIIIPVVLIGIFIAFYILVLRPAFRAGKENIEEDIPDMEKSHVKLTDLSAKVDGNTVKSTNGDSGIVTEDYNKCPL